Proteins from one Tachyglossus aculeatus isolate mTacAcu1 chromosome 23, mTacAcu1.pri, whole genome shotgun sequence genomic window:
- the HTR1A gene encoding 5-hydroxytryptamine receptor 1A, which translates to MEAPGPSRAPTSGPPAASPPAAQLATALVLGALIACSAAGNLCVVAAVALERSLHNVASYLIGSLAATDLLVSVLVLPMAALYQVLGRWTLGQAACDLFISLDVLCCTSSILHLCAIALDRYWAITDPVAYVHRRTPRRAAALVGLTWLVGFLISIPPVLGWRTPEDRARPDACSISRHPGYTVYSTFGAFYIPLLLMLVLYGRIFRAARFRIRRTVRKAEAPAGGRRGAGLADTCLDASPPAPCANGALRPGDGGLGGRALLPLPRGGPGPPTAPAPARPAEAKRKAALARERKTVKTLGIIMGTFILCWLPFFIVALVLPFCEPACPMPGSLGALINWLGYSNSLLNPIIYAYFNKDFQNAFKKIIRCKFCRQ; encoded by the coding sequence ATGGAGGCCCCCGGGCCGAGCCGGGCCCCGACGTCGGGCCCCCCGGCCGCCAGCCCCCCGGCCGCCCAGCTGGCCACGGCCCTGGTCCTGGGCGCCCTGATCGCCTGCTCGGCGGCGGGGAACCTGTGCGTGGTGGCGGCCGTGGCCCTGGAGCGGTCGCTGCACAACGTGGCCAGCTACCTGATCGGCTCCCTGGCGGCCaccgacctgctggtgtccgtgctgGTGCTGCCCATGGCGGCCCTGTACCAGGTGCTGGGCCGCTGGACGCTGGGCCAGGCCGCCTGCGACCTGTTCATCTCCCTGGACGTGCTGTGCTGCACGTCGAGCATCCTGCACCTGTGCGCCATCGCCCTGGACCGCTACTGGGCCATCACCGACCCGGTGGCCTACGTGCACCGGAGGACCCCTCGCCGGGCCGCCGCCCTGGTGGGCCTCACCTGGCTGGTGGGCTTCCTCATCTCCATCCCGCCCGTGCTGGGCTGGAGGACCCCCGAGGACCGCGCCCGCCCCGACGCCTGCTCCATCAGCCGCCACCCGGGCTACACCGTCTACTCCACCTTCGGCGCCTTCTACATCCCGCTGCTGCTCATGCTGGTCCTCTACGGGCGCATCTTCCGCGCCGCGCGCTTCCGCATCCGCAGGACGGTGCGGAAGGCCGAGGCCCCGGCCGGGGGCCGTCGGGGGGCCGGCCTGGCCGACACTTGCCTCGACGCCTCCCCGCCCGCGCCCTGCGCCAACGGGGCCCTGCGGCCGGGGGATGGCGGGCTTGGCGGCCGGGCCCTGCTGCCCCTCCCCCgcggggggccgggccccccgacggcccccgccccggcccggcccgccgagGCCAAGCGCAAGGCCGCCCTGGCCCGGGAGCGCAAGACCGTCAAGACCCTGGGCATCATCATGGGCACGTTCATCCTCTGCTGGCTGCCCTTCTTCATCGTGGCCCTGGTCCTGCCCTTCTGCGAGCCCGCCTGCCCCATGCCCGGCTCCCTGGGGGCCCTCATCAACTGGCTGGGCtactccaactccctcctcaaccccatcatctacGCCTACTTCAACAAGGACTTTCAGAACGCCTTCAAGAAGATCATCAGGTGCAAGTTCTGCCGGCAGTGA